The following are from one region of the Dermacentor albipictus isolate Rhodes 1998 colony chromosome 5, USDA_Dalb.pri_finalv2, whole genome shotgun sequence genome:
- the LOC139059906 gene encoding dnaJ homolog subfamily B member 9-like isoform X1: protein MSWASKTVDTGALTDSIHSARTMKWWPVLLLAWVAVLAVSAAEEEDYYKLLGVKRTATEREIKKAFRKLALKYHPDKNKEPGAEEKFKNIAQAYEVLSDSEKRQKYDQFGSSAFKQGGDEGGRTQFHDFDMHDFFRHFDDAFNFHQQQHGRSHFHNGPPNFGQQKPHQHHHHGGQRSFFGNAFNMEDLFSDFDDEREDWMGGGGGGPFGEVFGSGESFARSHFSRHAQNHRANMFHQHSDGQGHCKTVTQRVGNMVTTYTQCS, encoded by the exons ATCCATTCTGCACGTACCATGAAGTGGTGGCCAGTGCTTCTTTTGGCGTGGGTGGCAGTCTTAGCGGTGAGCGCGGCTGAGGAGGAGGACTACTACAAGCTGTTAGGTGTCAAGCGCACAGCCACTGAACGGGAGATCAAGAAGGCATTCCGCAAGCTGGCCCTCAAGTACCACCCAGACAAGAACAAGGAGCCAGGCGCTGAGGAGAAGTTCAAGAATATTGCACAGG CTTACGAGGTCCTGTCGGACAGCGAGAAGCGCCAGAAGTACGACCAGTTTGGCAGCTCCGCCTTCAAGCAAGGCGGTGACGAGGGCGGCAGGACGCAGTTCCATGACTTCGACATGCACGACTTCTTCCGTCACTTCGACGATGCCTTCAACTTCCACCAGCAGCAGCACGGCCGATCGCATTTCCACAATGGCCCTCCCAACTTTGGTCAGCAAAAGCCACACCAACACCATCACCACGGAGGCCAACGCTCATTCTTTGGCAACGCATTCAACATGGAGGACCTGTTTTCTGACTTTGATGATGAGCGTGAGGACTGGAtgggtggtggcggtggtggacCCTTTGGAGAAGTCTTCGGCTCGGGCGAATCCTTTGCACGGTCGCACTTCTCACGTCATGCGCAGAACCACCGGGCCAACATGTTTCACCAGCATAGTGATG gGCAAGGCCACTGCAAGACAGTCACACAGAGAGTCGGCAACATGGTGACAACTTATACTCAGTGCTCGTAG
- the LOC139059906 gene encoding dnaJ homolog subfamily B member 9-like isoform X2: MKWWPVLLLAWVAVLAVSAAEEEDYYKLLGVKRTATEREIKKAFRKLALKYHPDKNKEPGAEEKFKNIAQAYEVLSDSEKRQKYDQFGSSAFKQGGDEGGRTQFHDFDMHDFFRHFDDAFNFHQQQHGRSHFHNGPPNFGQQKPHQHHHHGGQRSFFGNAFNMEDLFSDFDDEREDWMGGGGGGPFGEVFGSGESFARSHFSRHAQNHRANMFHQHSDGQGHCKTVTQRVGNMVTTYTQCS; encoded by the exons ATGAAGTGGTGGCCAGTGCTTCTTTTGGCGTGGGTGGCAGTCTTAGCGGTGAGCGCGGCTGAGGAGGAGGACTACTACAAGCTGTTAGGTGTCAAGCGCACAGCCACTGAACGGGAGATCAAGAAGGCATTCCGCAAGCTGGCCCTCAAGTACCACCCAGACAAGAACAAGGAGCCAGGCGCTGAGGAGAAGTTCAAGAATATTGCACAGG CTTACGAGGTCCTGTCGGACAGCGAGAAGCGCCAGAAGTACGACCAGTTTGGCAGCTCCGCCTTCAAGCAAGGCGGTGACGAGGGCGGCAGGACGCAGTTCCATGACTTCGACATGCACGACTTCTTCCGTCACTTCGACGATGCCTTCAACTTCCACCAGCAGCAGCACGGCCGATCGCATTTCCACAATGGCCCTCCCAACTTTGGTCAGCAAAAGCCACACCAACACCATCACCACGGAGGCCAACGCTCATTCTTTGGCAACGCATTCAACATGGAGGACCTGTTTTCTGACTTTGATGATGAGCGTGAGGACTGGAtgggtggtggcggtggtggacCCTTTGGAGAAGTCTTCGGCTCGGGCGAATCCTTTGCACGGTCGCACTTCTCACGTCATGCGCAGAACCACCGGGCCAACATGTTTCACCAGCATAGTGATG gGCAAGGCCACTGCAAGACAGTCACACAGAGAGTCGGCAACATGGTGACAACTTATACTCAGTGCTCGTAG